In bacterium YEK0313, one genomic interval encodes:
- a CDS encoding D-allose transporter subunit, with amino-acid sequence MKLVLERRAESPLWLALLSPLVAVALTLVAGAILFAVMGKDPLAALKVYFLDPLSDGWALQELTVKATPLALIAAGLCLCYRANVWNIGAEGQYVAGAICGSWLALATHGVPNGPWLLPAMLALGALGGLTLALVPAVLKIRFGASEILVSLMLVYVAELALDYLVRGPWRDPKGFNFPQSVNFEPEAVMPLLASGGRMHVGFVIAVVVAVAAAILVGRTLKGFEIRLVGAAPRAARFAGFDVRRTTLFVFAVSGALAGLAGIIEVAGPIGQLQPSISPGYGFTAIIVAFLGRLNPIGALVAALFLALTFIGGENAQIALRIPLDLTRVFQGLLLFFVLGCDTFLIYRLRLTGRERAA; translated from the coding sequence ATGAAGCTCGTTCTCGAACGCCGCGCCGAAAGCCCGCTCTGGCTCGCGCTCCTGTCGCCGCTGGTCGCGGTGGCCCTGACGCTCGTCGCCGGCGCCATCCTGTTCGCGGTCATGGGCAAGGATCCGCTCGCGGCGCTCAAGGTCTATTTCCTCGATCCGCTGTCCGACGGCTGGGCGCTGCAGGAGCTGACGGTGAAGGCGACCCCGCTCGCGCTGATCGCTGCCGGCCTCTGCCTCTGCTACCGCGCCAATGTCTGGAACATTGGCGCCGAGGGCCAATATGTCGCCGGCGCGATCTGCGGCTCGTGGCTCGCGCTCGCCACCCACGGCGTGCCCAACGGCCCCTGGCTGCTGCCGGCCATGCTGGCGCTCGGCGCGCTCGGCGGCCTTACCCTCGCGCTGGTGCCGGCCGTCCTGAAGATCCGCTTCGGCGCCAGCGAGATCCTGGTCAGCCTGATGCTCGTCTATGTCGCGGAACTTGCGCTCGACTATCTCGTGCGCGGTCCCTGGCGCGATCCGAAGGGTTTCAACTTCCCGCAATCGGTCAATTTCGAGCCGGAGGCGGTCATGCCGCTGCTGGCATCCGGCGGCCGCATGCATGTCGGCTTCGTCATCGCCGTCGTCGTGGCGGTCGCTGCGGCCATCCTGGTCGGCCGCACGCTGAAGGGGTTCGAGATCCGCCTCGTCGGCGCGGCGCCGCGCGCCGCCCGCTTTGCCGGCTTCGATGTGCGCCGCACGACGCTGTTCGTCTTCGCCGTCTCCGGGGCGCTCGCCGGCCTCGCCGGCATCATCGAGGTCGCCGGGCCGATCGGCCAGCTCCAGCCCTCGATCTCGCCAGGCTACGGCTTCACGGCGATCATCGTCGCCTTTCTCGGCCGGCTCAATCCGATCGGCGCGCTCGTCGCCGCGCTGTTCCTGGCGCTCACCTTCATCGGCGGCGAGAACGCCCAGATCGCGCTGCGCATTCCGCTCGACCTGACCCGGGTGTTCCAGGGCCTGCTGCTGTTCTTCGTGCTCGGCTGCGATACGTTCCTCATCTACCGCCTGCGCCTGACCGGGCGCGAGAGGGCCGCCTGA
- the mglA gene encoding Galactose/methyl galactoside import ATP-binding protein MglA, with protein MAALLEARGIVKRFGTFTANDHVDLTVEPAEIHALLGENGAGKSTLVKILYGLLEPAEGRIVWDGAEVRFANPAAARARGIGMVFQHFSLFEALTVAENVALSLPPGTAMDRIEEQVAALSRAYGLPLEPRREVWRLSVGERQRIEIIRALLQNPKLLILDEPTSVLTPQEVEALFATLRALKAEGRSVLYISHKLDEVRRLCDRATVMRAGKVVASADPKAETAASLARLMVGADVPALRAVSHSAGAVRLSVEGLSLPAADSHGVALNEVSLAVRAGEILGIAGVAGNGQDELFAALSGERTSPAAAIRIDGAAVGAERIDARRRRGAAFVPEERLGHAAAPDFSLTDNALLSGHGVGGFVSRGFVDRGALGRWVRRIVEAFDVRAGGPDPAAKALSGGNLQKFVVGREILREPGVIVVAQPTWGVDAAAAATIRQALIDLAARGAAVVVISQDLDELYELSDSLAVISEGRLAPARPAASCAREEVGLLMGGIHGGNMHGAAA; from the coding sequence ATGGCCGCGCTCCTCGAAGCCCGCGGCATCGTCAAGCGGTTCGGCACCTTCACCGCCAATGACCATGTCGATCTGACGGTCGAGCCGGCCGAGATCCATGCGCTGCTCGGCGAGAACGGCGCCGGCAAGTCGACGCTGGTCAAGATCCTCTACGGCCTGCTGGAACCGGCCGAGGGCCGCATCGTCTGGGACGGCGCCGAGGTGCGCTTCGCCAATCCCGCCGCGGCGCGGGCGCGCGGCATCGGCATGGTGTTCCAGCATTTTTCGCTGTTCGAGGCCCTGACCGTCGCCGAGAACGTCGCGCTCTCGCTGCCGCCGGGCACCGCCATGGACAGGATCGAGGAGCAGGTCGCCGCGCTGTCACGCGCCTATGGCCTGCCGCTCGAGCCGCGCCGCGAGGTCTGGCGCCTGTCGGTCGGCGAGCGCCAGCGGATCGAGATCATTCGCGCGCTGCTGCAGAACCCGAAGCTGCTGATCCTCGACGAGCCGACATCGGTGCTGACGCCGCAGGAAGTCGAGGCGCTGTTCGCGACGCTGCGCGCGCTCAAGGCCGAAGGCCGCAGCGTGCTCTACATCTCGCACAAGCTCGACGAGGTCCGCCGCCTGTGCGACCGGGCGACCGTCATGCGCGCCGGCAAGGTGGTGGCCTCGGCCGATCCCAAGGCGGAGACGGCTGCGAGCCTGGCCCGGCTGATGGTCGGCGCCGACGTGCCCGCCCTGAGGGCGGTCAGCCATTCGGCCGGCGCGGTCAGGCTCAGCGTCGAGGGCTTGTCGCTGCCGGCCGCCGACAGCCACGGCGTCGCGCTGAACGAGGTCTCGCTCGCGGTGCGCGCCGGCGAGATCCTCGGCATTGCCGGGGTTGCCGGCAACGGCCAGGACGAGCTTTTCGCGGCGCTGTCGGGTGAACGGACGAGCCCGGCTGCGGCGATCCGCATCGATGGCGCGGCCGTCGGGGCCGAGCGCATCGACGCGCGCCGGCGCCGCGGCGCCGCCTTCGTGCCCGAGGAGCGGCTCGGCCATGCCGCCGCGCCGGATTTTTCGCTGACCGACAATGCGCTCCTCTCCGGCCATGGCGTCGGCGGCTTCGTGTCGCGCGGCTTCGTCGACCGCGGCGCGCTCGGTCGCTGGGTCCGGCGCATCGTCGAGGCTTTCGACGTGCGCGCCGGCGGTCCCGATCCGGCCGCCAAGGCCCTGTCGGGCGGCAATCTGCAGAAATTCGTGGTCGGCCGCGAGATCCTGCGCGAGCCGGGCGTGATCGTCGTCGCGCAGCCGACCTGGGGCGTCGACGCCGCGGCCGCCGCCACCATCCGCCAGGCGCTGATCGACCTTGCCGCGCGCGGCGCCGCCGTCGTGGTGATCAGCCAGGATCTCGACGAGCTCTATGAGCTCTCCGACAGCCTGGCGGTGATCTCCGAGGGCCGGCTCGCACCCGCACGACCGGCCGCCTCCTGCGCCCGCGAGGAGGTCGGCCTGCTCATGGGCGGCATCCATGGCGGGAACATGCACGGGGCGGCCGCATGA
- the guaD_1 gene encoding Guanine deaminase — protein MSSRTAAPTAEAAALDALFLARAVALSREHMERGAGGPFGAVVALSGAMVAEGWNQVTSTNDPTAHAEVVAIRRACAALGRFDLAGATLYTSCEPCPMCLASALWARVGRIVYANTRTDAADIAFDDAPFYDEVKRAPDTILLRMEHRPSAEALTVFRDWAAKTDKIAY, from the coding sequence ATGAGCTCCCGGACCGCCGCACCGACCGCAGAAGCCGCCGCGCTCGACGCGCTGTTCCTCGCCCGTGCCGTCGCGCTGTCGCGCGAGCATATGGAGCGGGGCGCCGGCGGGCCGTTCGGCGCCGTGGTCGCGCTCAGTGGAGCGATGGTGGCCGAGGGCTGGAATCAGGTGACCTCGACCAACGATCCGACCGCCCATGCCGAGGTGGTGGCGATCCGGCGCGCCTGCGCGGCGCTCGGCCGGTTCGATCTCGCCGGCGCCACGCTCTATACGAGCTGCGAGCCCTGTCCCATGTGCCTCGCCTCGGCGCTCTGGGCGCGCGTCGGCCGCATCGTCTATGCCAATACCCGGACCGACGCGGCCGATATCGCCTTCGACGATGCGCCCTTCTACGACGAGGTGAAGCGCGCGCCGGACACGATCCTCCTGCGCATGGAGCACCGGCCGAGCGCTGAAGCGCTCACCGTGTTCCGCGACTGGGCGGCCAAGACCGACAAGATCGCCTATTGA
- the bbsF_3 gene encoding Succinyl-CoA:(R)-benzylsuccinate CoA-transferase subunit BbsF — protein sequence MAGTSGPLSDVKVIELGSFIAGPYCGQLLADLGADLVKFEDPGKGDAMRQWGYAKKGGASVWWPVIGRNKKSITVDLRKARGQQVLRRLIAEADVLLENFRPGTLEKWGLTVAALHAMNPRLIIARVSGYGQYGPYAGKAGFAAVAEAIGGMRVINGYPDRLPTRTGLSIGDTLAGLYAAYGVLAALHQRGRDGRGQVIDVGLTDAILAASEGIVAEYSVTGHVRGRTGLTAPGFAPSNIYPTLDGHHIVIGANADTIFQRLTEVMGMPELATDPRFSSHGARGRPENQAEIDRIIADWTATRPRDALLAALDAAAVPAGAVNDAAAVAADPHFRARDMVVEVDTAELGTVAMQGIVPKLTRTPGAIRWPGARLGEHTEAVLAAAGYSAEEIAAMRAEGVL from the coding sequence ATGGCAGGAACTTCAGGTCCGCTTTCCGACGTCAAGGTGATCGAGCTCGGCTCGTTCATCGCCGGCCCCTATTGCGGGCAGCTGCTCGCCGATCTCGGCGCCGACCTCGTCAAGTTCGAGGATCCCGGCAAGGGCGATGCCATGCGCCAGTGGGGTTACGCCAAGAAGGGCGGCGCCTCCGTCTGGTGGCCGGTGATCGGCCGCAACAAGAAGAGCATCACCGTCGACCTGCGCAAGGCACGCGGCCAGCAGGTGCTGCGCCGGCTCATCGCCGAAGCCGACGTGCTCCTGGAGAATTTCCGGCCGGGCACGCTGGAGAAATGGGGCCTTACCGTCGCGGCGCTGCATGCGATGAACCCGCGGCTGATCATTGCCCGCGTCTCGGGCTACGGCCAGTACGGGCCCTATGCCGGCAAGGCGGGTTTTGCCGCGGTCGCCGAGGCGATCGGCGGCATGCGGGTGATCAACGGCTATCCGGACCGCCTGCCGACCCGCACGGGCCTCTCGATCGGCGATACGCTGGCCGGCCTTTATGCGGCCTATGGCGTGCTCGCCGCCCTGCATCAGCGCGGCCGCGACGGCCGCGGCCAGGTCATCGATGTCGGCCTGACCGATGCGATCCTCGCGGCGAGCGAGGGCATCGTCGCGGAATATTCGGTCACCGGCCACGTCCGCGGCCGCACCGGCCTGACCGCGCCGGGTTTTGCCCCGTCGAACATCTATCCGACCCTCGACGGCCATCACATCGTCATCGGCGCCAATGCCGACACCATCTTCCAGCGCCTCACAGAGGTGATGGGCATGCCGGAGCTGGCCACGGATCCGCGTTTTTCGAGCCATGGCGCGCGCGGCCGGCCGGAGAACCAGGCCGAGATCGACCGGATCATCGCGGACTGGACCGCGACGCGGCCGCGCGACGCGCTGCTCGCCGCGCTCGATGCGGCGGCCGTGCCGGCCGGCGCCGTCAATGACGCGGCGGCGGTCGCGGCGGATCCGCATTTCCGCGCCCGCGACATGGTCGTCGAGGTCGACACCGCCGAGCTCGGCACGGTGGCCATGCAGGGCATCGTGCCGAAGCTGACCCGCACGCCCGGCGCCATCCGCTGGCCGGGCGCGCGGCTCGGCGAACATACCGAGGCGGTGCTGGCCGCGGCCGGCTATTCGGCCGAGGAGATCGCCGCGATGCGCGCCGAGGGCGTGCTGTGA
- the yhdY_2 gene encoding Inner membrane amino-acid ABC transporter permease protein YhdY, producing MTQGIVQATAADPVRRTAPSLFRRLRDGYFSSPLDAAVSLACIALLVAVLVPVVRWAVLDANFAGTTRADCSAGGACWVFIKARLGQFMYGLYPAEERWRVDLLALLLLAVTALSFWRGMPQRVRVVPLLWLVTLVVGLWLLAGGLGLARVETRQWGGLMLTIFLSVYAGVLAVPLGIVMALGRRSELPVIRLLSTIFIEFWRGVPIVMVIFLATLLLPLIMPAGWDIDRLARAVIGLAFVISAYMAEAVRGGLQAVPRGQTEAASAAGLGYWTTTRLIVLPQALRVALPAMTNEFIALVKNTSLVSIVSIFDLLGIAQASLADPAWVGMNKEAYVFSGAVYWLICFGLSRWARRLEGQKTTY from the coding sequence ATGACACAGGGTATCGTCCAAGCGACCGCCGCCGATCCCGTGCGCCGGACCGCGCCCTCGCTGTTCCGCCGCCTGCGGGATGGTTATTTCTCCTCGCCGCTCGATGCGGCGGTCTCGCTCGCCTGCATCGCGCTGCTCGTCGCCGTGCTCGTGCCGGTGGTGCGCTGGGCGGTGCTGGATGCGAATTTCGCCGGCACGACGCGGGCCGACTGCTCGGCCGGCGGTGCCTGCTGGGTCTTCATCAAGGCGCGCCTCGGCCAGTTCATGTACGGCCTCTATCCCGCCGAGGAGCGCTGGCGCGTCGACCTGCTGGCGCTGCTTCTGCTCGCCGTCACCGCGCTGTCGTTCTGGCGCGGCATGCCGCAGCGCGTCCGCGTCGTGCCGCTCCTCTGGCTCGTCACCCTGGTCGTCGGCCTCTGGCTGCTGGCCGGCGGGCTCGGCCTCGCCCGGGTCGAGACCCGGCAATGGGGCGGCCTGATGCTGACCATCTTCCTGTCGGTCTATGCCGGCGTCCTGGCCGTGCCGCTCGGCATCGTCATGGCGCTCGGCCGGCGGTCCGAACTGCCGGTGATCCGCCTGCTCTCGACCATCTTCATCGAGTTCTGGCGTGGCGTGCCGATCGTCATGGTGATCTTCCTGGCGACCCTGCTGCTGCCGCTGATCATGCCGGCGGGCTGGGACATCGACCGCCTGGCGCGCGCCGTCATCGGCCTCGCCTTCGTCATCTCGGCCTATATGGCGGAAGCGGTGCGCGGCGGCCTGCAGGCGGTGCCGCGCGGCCAGACCGAGGCGGCCTCCGCCGCCGGCCTCGGCTATTGGACGACGACGCGGCTCATCGTCCTGCCACAGGCCCTGCGCGTCGCGCTGCCGGCCATGACCAACGAGTTCATCGCGCTCGTGAAGAACACCTCGCTCGTGTCGATCGTGTCGATCTTCGACCTGCTCGGCATCGCCCAGGCGTCGCTGGCCGATCCCGCCTGGGTCGGCATGAACAAGGAGGCCTATGTCTTTTCCGGCGCGGTCTACTGGCTGATCTGCTTCGGCCTGTCGCGCTGGGCGCGCCGCCTCGAAGGCCAGAAGACCACCTATTGA
- the glnP_2 gene encoding putative glutamine ABC transporter permease protein GlnP, with protein MSMMQGFRRGSAAAGTFLLFSHCRFHGPSGTAPSGAFRRPANPIQDCDLTRLIYDKRVREIFWQAVVLIGLVVATVIMVRNASQNMVKAGFASGFDFLWRTSGIDVPFVLTGYTSDSTILGLLWVGVVNTLVITIVSIVAATLLGFVVGVARLSRNKLLSGIAGAFIELVRNIPLLFFVMFWYSLVINALPAPRQSIGFFGVAYLNNRGLTIPVPTEASAFKIAALIVVAGLVLQAAIAIWARRRRDATGQIFPAWATGLALLVGLPILAFVCASFVSIWDVPAMRGFNFRGGFVLVPEFVALFLALTVYTAGFIAEVVRGGIQAVAKGQWEAAYALGLRPNRTLNLIVIPQAMRVMIPPMTSQYLNVLKNSSFGAAIAFPELVSVFVGSALNNTGQAIEIIAITLAIYLGIGLAVSGFMNWYNAKTQLVSR; from the coding sequence ATGAGCATGATGCAGGGGTTCCGCCGCGGTTCGGCCGCGGCCGGGACTTTCCTTCTCTTTTCGCATTGCCGTTTTCACGGGCCCTCCGGCACCGCGCCGTCAGGGGCCTTCCGCCGACCGGCCAATCCGATCCAGGACTGTGATTTGACCCGGCTGATCTACGACAAGCGCGTGCGCGAGATCTTCTGGCAGGCGGTGGTCCTGATCGGACTTGTCGTCGCCACCGTCATCATGGTGCGCAACGCCTCGCAAAACATGGTCAAGGCCGGCTTTGCCTCCGGCTTCGACTTCCTGTGGCGCACGTCGGGCATCGACGTGCCCTTCGTGCTGACCGGCTATACCAGCGATTCCACCATTCTCGGGCTCCTGTGGGTCGGCGTCGTCAACACGCTGGTGATCACTATCGTGTCGATCGTGGCCGCCACCCTGCTCGGCTTCGTGGTCGGTGTCGCCAGGCTGTCCAGGAACAAGCTGCTGTCGGGCATTGCCGGCGCCTTCATCGAGCTGGTGCGCAACATCCCGCTCCTGTTCTTCGTGATGTTCTGGTATTCGCTGGTCATCAACGCCCTGCCGGCACCACGCCAGTCGATCGGCTTTTTCGGCGTCGCCTATCTCAACAACCGCGGCCTGACCATTCCGGTGCCGACGGAGGCGTCCGCCTTCAAGATCGCCGCCCTGATCGTCGTCGCCGGCCTCGTCCTGCAGGCGGCCATCGCGATCTGGGCGCGCCGGCGGCGCGATGCGACGGGGCAGATCTTCCCGGCCTGGGCCACCGGCCTCGCCCTGCTCGTCGGGCTGCCGATCCTCGCCTTCGTCTGCGCCAGCTTCGTCAGCATCTGGGACGTGCCGGCGATGCGCGGCTTCAATTTCCGTGGCGGCTTCGTGCTGGTGCCCGAATTCGTCGCGCTGTTCCTCGCGCTCACCGTCTATACCGCAGGCTTCATCGCCGAGGTCGTCCGCGGCGGCATCCAGGCCGTCGCCAAGGGCCAGTGGGAGGCGGCCTACGCGCTCGGCCTGAGGCCCAACCGCACGCTCAACCTGATCGTCATCCCGCAGGCCATGCGGGTGATGATCCCGCCGATGACCAGCCAGTATCTCAACGTCCTGAAGAACTCCTCCTTCGGAGCCGCCATCGCCTTTCCCGAGCTCGTCAGCGTCTTCGTCGGATCGGCGCTCAACAATACCGGCCAGGCGATCGAGATCATCGCGATCACCCTCGCCATCTATCTGGGCATCGGCCTCGCCGTCTCCGGCTTCATGAACTGGTACAATGCCAAGACCCAGCTGGTGAGCCGATGA
- the aapJ_3 gene encoding General L-amino acid-binding periplasmic protein AapJ precursor, producing the protein MMNPLRGALVAAILCAGGSAGAQQLAPSPTLDAIRARGHLECGVHLGLPGFSFANDKGEWSGLDVDYCRALAAAVLGDANKVRFTPTSVQQRWPVLQSGQVDVLSRNTTITYSRNVTLGVNFQGINFYEGQTFIVRTASGAKKPTDLENASICVAAGSTEERQAADYFRERNIKVSIINFQKNDDAIAAYDAGRCDSYTAGLGALAGQRIKLKNPAEHTIMTETISNDPQGPVTRWGDERWQAIVRWVLNGLISAENLGVTSRNVEDMRANSKNAEIRRLLGADGGFGAMLGLSNDWMFNAIKQVGNYAESYERTVGKGSPLGLERGANQLWTRGGLLFSPPFQ; encoded by the coding sequence ATGATGAACCCGCTTCGTGGCGCGCTGGTCGCGGCCATCCTCTGTGCCGGCGGCAGCGCCGGCGCCCAGCAGCTCGCACCGAGCCCGACGCTCGATGCCATCCGTGCCCGCGGCCACCTCGAATGCGGCGTGCACCTCGGCCTGCCCGGTTTCTCCTTCGCCAATGACAAGGGCGAGTGGTCGGGCCTCGACGTCGACTATTGCCGCGCGCTCGCCGCCGCCGTGCTGGGCGATGCCAACAAGGTGCGGTTCACGCCCACCTCGGTGCAGCAGCGCTGGCCGGTGCTGCAGTCCGGCCAGGTCGATGTGCTCTCGCGCAACACGACCATCACCTATTCGCGCAATGTCACGCTCGGCGTGAATTTCCAGGGTATCAATTTCTACGAGGGCCAGACCTTCATCGTGCGCACCGCCTCGGGCGCGAAGAAGCCGACGGACCTGGAAAACGCCTCGATCTGCGTCGCCGCCGGCTCGACCGAGGAGCGCCAGGCCGCCGACTATTTCCGCGAGCGCAACATCAAGGTGTCGATCATCAACTTCCAGAAGAACGACGACGCCATCGCTGCCTACGATGCCGGCCGCTGCGACAGCTATACGGCGGGCCTCGGCGCGCTCGCCGGCCAGCGCATCAAGCTGAAGAATCCGGCCGAGCACACCATCATGACCGAGACCATTTCCAACGACCCGCAGGGTCCGGTCACGCGCTGGGGCGACGAGCGCTGGCAAGCCATCGTCCGCTGGGTCCTGAATGGCCTGATCTCGGCGGAAAATCTCGGTGTCACCTCGCGCAATGTCGAGGACATGCGCGCCAATTCGAAGAATGCCGAAATCCGTCGCCTGCTCGGCGCCGATGGCGGCTTCGGCGCCATGCTCGGCCTGTCCAACGACTGGATGTTCAACGCCATCAAGCAGGTCGGCAATTATGCCGAGAGCTATGAGCGCACGGTCGGCAAGGGCTCGCCGCTCGGTCTCGAGCGCGGCGCCAATCAGCTCTGGACCCGCGGCGGCCTGCTGTTCTCGCCGCCGTTCCAGTAA
- the trpS gene encoding Tryptophan--tRNA ligase, whose translation MATFKPLVFSGMQPSGDLHLGNYLGALVNWVRMQETHDCIYCVVDMHAITVWQEPAALQKAIREVTAVYIAAGVDPQRSVIFNQSQVHEHAELAWVFNCVARMGWMSRMTQFKEKAGKDRENASLGLFAYPSLMAADILVYRATHVPVGEDQKQHLELTRDIAIKFNHDYGERIAALGHGDAFFPVTEPVIMGPATRVMSLRDGTKKMSKSDPSDYARINLTDDADTIAQKIRKARTDSEALPSEEKGLEGRAEADNLVGIFAALSGRTKADVLAEFGGGQFSGFKSALADVAVAKLAPITSEVKRLVADPAEIDRILKGGADRARAIAAPVMTAVKEIVGFVRS comes from the coding sequence ATGGCGACTTTCAAACCGCTCGTATTCTCGGGCATGCAGCCTTCCGGCGACCTGCACCTCGGCAATTATCTGGGCGCGCTGGTCAACTGGGTGCGCATGCAGGAGACGCACGACTGCATCTACTGCGTCGTCGACATGCACGCGATCACGGTCTGGCAGGAGCCGGCGGCGCTGCAGAAGGCGATCCGCGAGGTGACGGCGGTCTATATCGCCGCCGGTGTCGATCCGCAGCGTTCGGTCATCTTCAACCAGAGCCAGGTGCACGAGCACGCCGAGCTCGCCTGGGTGTTCAACTGCGTCGCCCGCATGGGCTGGATGAGCCGCATGACGCAGTTCAAGGAAAAGGCCGGCAAGGACCGCGAGAACGCCTCCCTTGGCCTGTTCGCCTATCCGAGCCTGATGGCCGCCGACATCCTCGTCTACCGCGCGACCCACGTTCCCGTCGGCGAGGACCAGAAGCAGCATCTCGAGCTGACGCGCGACATCGCCATCAAGTTCAACCACGACTACGGCGAGCGCATCGCGGCGCTCGGCCATGGCGATGCGTTCTTCCCGGTGACCGAGCCGGTGATCATGGGCCCGGCGACCCGCGTCATGAGCCTGCGCGATGGCACCAAGAAGATGTCGAAGTCCGACCCGTCGGACTATGCGCGCATCAACCTGACGGATGATGCCGACACGATCGCCCAGAAGATCCGCAAGGCGCGCACCGATTCCGAGGCGCTGCCGTCGGAGGAGAAGGGCCTGGAGGGCCGCGCCGAGGCCGACAATCTCGTCGGCATCTTCGCCGCGCTCTCCGGCCGGACCAAGGCGGACGTGCTCGCCGAATTCGGCGGCGGCCAGTTCTCGGGCTTCAAGTCGGCGCTGGCCGATGTCGCGGTCGCCAAGCTCGCGCCGATCACCAGCGAGGTGAAGCGGCTCGTCGCCGACCCCGCAGAGATCGACCGCATCCTGAAGGGCGGCGCGGACCGCGCCCGCGCCATCGCCGCGCCGGTCATGACGGCGGTGAAGGAGATCGTCGGCTTCGTCCGGTCCTGA